The following coding sequences are from one Pigmentibacter sp. JX0631 window:
- a CDS encoding M17 family metallopeptidase produces MKTLSEWLLSSPFSLNLQSNEDIKLGVRQPKGVLVNLLTEDKFTENRALYDFAFRIYGEVKSKTLYPMNDSGKEFFFIFPKDLPKSLGFDLPGKSHYLCYLGSLLSVSLLNHSNKNPEIKNYLLNFENNFIDNFSSIKYEFFVGFLQKSISNKLSKNYLQEEKISININDINFSPFDLNKSQSIHDSMCITRSFVNMPPNILNPQSYEDFLDFIIENEKKFFEEKAEIHMEVMSYEALKEQDCGLICAVGQGSLIKPRLVKLTYQPRNSSKKLPKISLVGKGITFDSGGYDIKPSSGMRIMKKDMGGSASAFGIFLSCLKLELPVHLTCWLPLAENMISGNAMRPGDVYRAKNGLQIEIDNTDAEGRLVLADALTLAIQESPDWLIDLATLTGAARVSLGTMVDSLFGNHKFTTELLYRSGIETGDWVWNIPIPADYESYLDSNISDLANSGSSGFAGSITAALFLQKFIGNTQWNHIDTYMWCDKPTFLWSEGSGATGKCVRLVTRAIEEYILNL; encoded by the coding sequence ATGAAAACTCTCTCAGAATGGCTGTTAAGTTCTCCATTTAGTCTTAATCTTCAAAGCAATGAAGACATTAAATTAGGAGTCCGACAGCCCAAGGGGGTTCTCGTTAATCTTTTAACTGAAGATAAATTTACCGAAAATAGAGCGCTATATGATTTTGCTTTTCGAATTTATGGTGAAGTAAAATCAAAAACTCTTTATCCAATGAATGATTCGGGTAAAGAGTTTTTCTTTATTTTCCCTAAAGATTTACCTAAATCTTTAGGCTTTGATTTGCCTGGAAAGTCGCATTATTTATGCTACCTAGGCTCATTGCTTTCTGTTTCTTTATTAAATCATTCAAATAAAAATCCTGAAATTAAAAATTACTTACTAAATTTTGAAAATAATTTTATTGATAATTTTTCTTCAATTAAATACGAATTTTTTGTTGGATTTTTGCAAAAATCTATTTCAAATAAGTTAAGTAAAAATTATTTACAAGAAGAAAAAATTTCAATTAATATCAATGATATAAATTTTTCACCTTTTGATTTAAATAAAAGTCAATCAATTCATGACTCGATGTGTATTACTCGATCTTTTGTAAATATGCCACCAAACATTTTAAATCCTCAATCTTATGAAGATTTTCTTGATTTCATCATCGAAAATGAAAAAAAATTCTTTGAAGAAAAAGCAGAAATTCATATGGAAGTAATGTCGTATGAAGCATTAAAGGAACAAGATTGCGGCTTGATTTGTGCAGTTGGGCAAGGAAGTTTAATTAAACCTCGCCTTGTTAAGTTAACTTATCAGCCTAGGAATAGTTCAAAAAAATTGCCTAAAATTTCTTTAGTTGGAAAGGGAATTACTTTCGACAGTGGAGGATATGATATTAAACCCTCTTCCGGCATGCGGATTATGAAAAAAGACATGGGAGGTTCTGCCTCAGCATTTGGGATATTTTTATCCTGTCTAAAATTAGAGCTACCAGTTCATTTAACGTGTTGGCTTCCCTTAGCAGAGAATATGATTTCGGGTAATGCGATGCGTCCAGGAGACGTTTATCGTGCCAAAAATGGGTTGCAAATTGAAATTGACAATACTGATGCTGAAGGAAGATTAGTTTTAGCTGACGCATTAACTCTCGCCATCCAAGAAAGTCCAGATTGGCTGATAGACTTAGCAACGTTAACGGGTGCCGCAAGGGTTTCGTTAGGAACAATGGTTGATTCCTTATTTGGAAATCATAAATTTACAACAGAGTTGTTGTACCGTTCCGGAATTGAAACAGGAGACTGGGTTTGGAACATTCCTATACCAGCAGATTATGAGAGCTATTTAGATTCCAATATTTCAGATTTGGCCAATAGTGGGAGTTCTGGTTTTGCTGGTTCAATCACCGCAGCTTTATTTTTACAAAAATTTATTGGGAATACTCAATGGAATCATATTGATACCTACATGTGGTGTGATAAGCCAACTTTTCTCTGGTCTGAAGGATCGGGTGCGACTGGAAAATGTGTCAGGTTAGTGACTAGGGCAATTGAAGAATATATTTTAAATCTTTAA
- a CDS encoding lytic transglycosylase domain-containing protein, whose protein sequence is MFLKSLKLTRTSFLTTIVIALHTSTVYGLDLKVDLPQNAGKEPVLYYNPIVDQQPNSGTSIKTDDSGKIAKNKKKDNKNKKNDELTAETQDEILEDSSIPPPPENLVQNKKKNQQNLNVSKNEPIKNAKKSRQMRDETVYESEEAEIVESTQTRNSKDPFPALACIADNVAFWERVYTEIDVNDAFLHDKNDLGIIYSSFSLASSKALRNKQIEAERKKYTNILNNLANKLKSSAKKWNADEKRVAALFKPGTLTTQNVLAAIDNLRVQTGLKTQFDAGVQRSINYLPTVYPIIKNSGLPLDIVFLPHVESSYNSKAGSKVGAMGLWQIMPNTMKLLEGKNAVSKRTDPKISTRAAMKLLKSDYDKVQNWPLTLTAYNHGVNGMLRAIDETGSRDLCKVIDHYSSPSFKFASSNFYAQFLAARKVAMKKYAVIAKKKSGGSSLVLRRTILSNKGGSIK, encoded by the coding sequence ATGTTTCTTAAAAGTCTAAAATTAACAAGAACTTCTTTCTTGACTACAATCGTAATTGCTTTGCATACCTCAACGGTCTATGGGCTAGATCTAAAAGTTGATTTACCCCAAAATGCAGGCAAAGAACCTGTGTTATATTACAATCCAATAGTCGATCAACAGCCTAACTCTGGAACTAGTATTAAAACAGATGATTCAGGTAAAATCGCGAAAAATAAGAAAAAAGATAATAAAAATAAAAAAAATGATGAACTTACTGCTGAGACCCAAGACGAAATCCTAGAAGATTCTAGTATTCCACCTCCACCAGAAAATTTGGTGCAAAATAAGAAAAAAAACCAACAAAATTTAAATGTATCTAAAAATGAACCTATAAAAAATGCAAAAAAATCACGACAAATGCGGGATGAAACCGTTTATGAGAGTGAGGAAGCAGAAATTGTTGAATCAACGCAAACTCGTAATTCGAAAGATCCTTTTCCAGCTTTGGCTTGTATTGCTGATAATGTTGCCTTTTGGGAAAGAGTTTATACTGAAATTGACGTTAACGATGCGTTTTTACATGATAAAAATGATTTAGGTATCATCTACAGTTCTTTTTCTCTTGCCTCAAGTAAAGCATTGAGGAACAAGCAAATTGAAGCTGAAAGAAAAAAATATACTAATATTTTAAATAATTTAGCTAATAAGTTGAAATCTTCTGCAAAAAAATGGAATGCCGATGAAAAAAGAGTTGCAGCTCTTTTTAAGCCAGGAACGTTAACTACTCAGAATGTTTTAGCAGCAATTGATAATTTGAGGGTTCAAACAGGATTGAAAACTCAGTTTGATGCTGGTGTTCAAAGAAGTATTAACTATTTGCCAACTGTCTATCCTATTATAAAAAATAGCGGTTTGCCTCTTGATATCGTATTCCTTCCGCATGTTGAAAGTAGCTATAACTCAAAAGCTGGATCCAAAGTAGGAGCTATGGGACTTTGGCAAATAATGCCAAATACGATGAAGTTATTGGAAGGAAAAAATGCAGTTTCAAAAAGGACTGATCCTAAAATTTCAACTCGAGCAGCGATGAAACTCTTAAAAAGTGACTACGATAAAGTTCAAAATTGGCCTCTTACGTTAACGGCTTATAATCATGGTGTAAACGGTATGTTGAGAGCTATTGATGAGACTGGTTCACGGGATCTTTGTAAAGTAATAGATCACTATAGTTCTCCTTCATTTAAATTTGCTTCAAGTAATTTTTATGCCCAGTTTCTTGCAGCAAGAAAAGTTGCTATGAAAAAATATGCCGTAATTGCAAAAAAGAAGTCAGGCGGATCAAGCCTTGTTTTGCGTAGGACAATTTTAAGTAACAAAGGTGGAAGTATAAAATGA
- the rpmG gene encoding 50S ribosomal protein L33 has protein sequence MRDIIKLICSGDGKIACSGNNLYSTTKNKKASTKKLELRKYCKYCRKHTIHKESK, from the coding sequence ATGCGTGATATCATTAAATTAATTTGTAGTGGTGATGGCAAGATTGCATGTTCTGGGAACAATCTTTATTCAACTACAAAAAATAAAAAGGCTTCCACTAAAAAGCTTGAACTAAGAAAATATTGTAAGTATTGCCGCAAGCATACTATCCACAAGGAAAGCAAATAA
- a CDS encoding TetR/AcrR family transcriptional regulator: MKRTYQAQNRKQQAINTKTRILEATKKLLISFNYNDITVPQIAATAGVSTPTIYSLFKSKLGILKSLLDSATDAEKFSQLVIETKSSATLEEKLAQAAKMTSQIYSAEQNLINTLNGLTGISNELSLIQKELEERRYSRQEEMVKLILGDIKNCNQMELQKARDIFWALTSRNFYQLLVAERLWKAEEFENFLKQILVNIFRK, from the coding sequence ATGAAACGCACATATCAAGCACAAAATAGAAAACAACAAGCAATAAATACAAAGACTAGAATTCTAGAAGCTACAAAAAAATTATTAATTTCATTTAATTATAATGACATTACGGTTCCACAAATTGCCGCAACTGCGGGCGTTTCAACTCCAACAATTTATTCGCTCTTCAAATCAAAGCTCGGTATTTTAAAATCTTTACTAGATTCAGCCACAGACGCAGAAAAATTTTCTCAATTAGTAATAGAAACAAAGTCATCCGCTACGTTAGAAGAAAAATTAGCTCAAGCTGCTAAAATGACTTCCCAAATTTATTCTGCAGAACAAAATTTAATTAACACTTTAAATGGTTTAACTGGTATTTCTAATGAATTAAGTTTAATACAAAAAGAATTAGAAGAACGGAGATATTCACGCCAAGAAGAAATGGTGAAACTAATTTTAGGCGATATTAAAAATTGTAACCAAATGGAACTTCAAAAAGCACGTGATATTTTTTGGGCTCTAACAAGTAGAAATTTTTACCAATTACTAGTCGCAGAAAGACTGTGGAAGGCAGAAGAATTTGAAAACTTTCTTAAACAAATACTAGTTAATATTTTTCGAAAATAA
- a CDS encoding polyprenyl synthetase family protein, with protein MANSLQHIENIIKIIEDDILATNSTVVKENICHQEFSEIAAAIQYPLTAGGKRIRPLLTLLCAGTFGGEKAIQNARNAALALEMIHTYSLVHDDLPCMDNDDLRRGKPTTHKIYGEAKGLLVGDALLTEAFFRLAQTECKVSEYLQSLVQELSYCSGIQGMIAGQWLDISFTGKQDLSWEQIELIHKNKTGRLLGCAFVLGYICGLNVLEKVDNQENLKINKDKLRQAGEFVGIAFQIIDDILDITASSQSLGKTAGKDQEQCKATSVAILGLEKAQILATEFTSRAYTLLEGVFEKLPTNSENEIYKNLLFQQLEQLLVRKY; from the coding sequence ATGGCAAATTCACTCCAACATATTGAAAATATTATTAAAATAATTGAAGACGATATTTTAGCGACAAATTCAACTGTTGTGAAAGAAAATATTTGCCACCAAGAATTTTCTGAAATAGCTGCAGCCATACAGTACCCATTAACTGCTGGTGGTAAAAGAATTCGCCCTTTACTTACTCTTCTTTGTGCCGGAACTTTTGGAGGAGAAAAAGCCATTCAAAATGCTCGAAATGCAGCTTTGGCACTAGAGATGATACACACTTACTCACTAGTTCACGATGACTTACCATGTATGGACAATGATGATTTACGAAGAGGCAAACCAACTACCCACAAAATTTACGGAGAAGCAAAAGGACTACTCGTTGGAGATGCTTTATTGACTGAAGCTTTTTTCCGTTTAGCTCAAACTGAGTGCAAGGTTTCAGAGTATTTGCAAAGTCTAGTCCAGGAATTAAGTTATTGCTCAGGTATTCAGGGAATGATTGCTGGACAGTGGCTTGATATCAGTTTTACAGGAAAACAAGATCTTTCCTGGGAGCAAATTGAATTAATTCACAAAAACAAAACAGGTAGACTGCTCGGATGCGCTTTTGTATTAGGGTATATTTGCGGTTTAAATGTACTAGAAAAAGTTGATAATCAAGAAAATTTAAAAATAAATAAAGACAAATTACGACAAGCGGGAGAATTCGTCGGAATTGCTTTCCAAATTATTGATGACATTTTAGATATAACTGCCTCTAGCCAAAGTTTAGGAAAAACGGCTGGAAAAGATCAAGAACAATGCAAAGCAACTTCAGTAGCAATACTAGGATTAGAAAAAGCTCAAATTTTGGCCACAGAATTTACATCCAGAGCTTATACGTTACTAGAAGGTGTTTTTGAAAAATTACCTACTAACTCTGAAAATGAGATTTATAAAAATTTACTTTTTCAACAATTAGAACAATTGCTAGTGAGAAAATATTAA
- the lon gene encoding endopeptidase La, which yields MADKKTTSRTLPLLPLRELLVFPHTVVPLFVGREKSIKALDDAMARNREIFLAAQKKPKSNDPLPEEIYEFGTIAQILQLLRLPDGTVKILVEGKKRGRISKYVEANEMLVVEITEVQEPNGRSAENEALVRTVKQAFDTYVKLNKKVPPEMVFSISSIEDESRLADTLVVQLANLKLADKQRILETIDPAKRLEEIFSIIQSEIEILRVEKKIRARVKRQMEKTQKEYYLNEQMNAIQKELGNSDDIRTEIAEIESKIKTKKLSEEAKEKLKKEVKKLRSMSPMSAEATVVRNYIDTVLSLPWADYAPTIKDQMFAEEVLNEDHFGLEKVKERILEYLAVTSLSDKIKGPILCLVGPPGVGKTSLAKSIARSTGRNFSRIALGGVRDEAEIRGHRRTYIGAMPGKILNAIKKSGSGNPVVLLDEIDKMSSDFRGDPSSAMLEVLDPEQNHAFNDHYLDLDYDLSQILFIATANSLNGVPKPLLDRMEIIHLSGYTEQEKINIAQQHLVLKSIKSNGLEKSELKFENSALEELVRYYTREAGVRNLEREISSICRKIARDLLKTINKKSSKAKENKENKETENTAKAVSLEGLKAPLIDGALVQKYLGPRKHSIGEKESKNEIGVGQGLAYTEVGGDLLVTEVAVMSGKGNLKITGKLGDVMQESAQAAFSYVRSRGTFLGLEDEFYSKIDIHVHFPEGAIPKDGPSAGITMATALVSALTKKPFNREVAMTGEITLRGRVLPIGGLKEKLLAAHRGGIKKVIIPKENERDLLEIPKNILQDLEIIPVDHMDTVLLHAIAWESNDALETKLKNAQIGIAAVANKGNPTPLHH from the coding sequence ATGGCTGATAAAAAAACGACAAGCCGAACATTACCACTTTTGCCCCTGAGGGAGTTGTTGGTTTTTCCGCATACTGTCGTCCCTTTGTTTGTTGGTCGTGAAAAGAGCATCAAAGCTTTGGATGATGCTATGGCGAGAAATAGAGAAATATTCCTTGCTGCACAGAAGAAACCAAAATCTAATGATCCTCTTCCAGAAGAAATTTATGAATTTGGAACGATAGCTCAAATATTGCAACTTCTTCGCTTACCAGATGGAACCGTTAAAATTCTAGTCGAAGGAAAAAAAAGGGGGCGTATTTCCAAGTATGTTGAAGCTAACGAAATGCTTGTAGTCGAAATTACCGAAGTACAAGAACCTAATGGACGTTCAGCTGAAAATGAAGCTCTTGTGAGAACGGTAAAACAAGCATTTGATACTTATGTTAAATTAAATAAAAAAGTCCCGCCAGAAATGGTATTTTCAATTTCAAGTATTGAAGATGAAAGTCGTTTAGCTGATACGTTAGTTGTGCAATTAGCTAATTTAAAACTTGCCGATAAGCAAAGAATTCTTGAAACAATCGATCCTGCTAAAAGATTAGAAGAAATATTTAGTATAATTCAGTCAGAAATTGAAATTTTGCGAGTTGAAAAGAAAATCAGAGCGCGTGTTAAACGCCAGATGGAAAAAACTCAAAAAGAATATTACTTAAACGAACAGATGAACGCTATTCAAAAAGAATTAGGCAATTCTGATGACATCAGAACAGAAATTGCAGAAATTGAAAGTAAAATTAAAACTAAAAAACTTAGTGAAGAAGCGAAAGAAAAACTTAAAAAAGAAGTTAAAAAACTACGCAGCATGAGTCCAATGAGCGCTGAAGCAACTGTTGTAAGAAATTATATTGATACAGTTCTCTCATTGCCTTGGGCTGATTATGCGCCAACCATAAAAGATCAAATGTTTGCTGAAGAAGTATTAAATGAAGATCATTTTGGCTTAGAAAAAGTAAAAGAAAGAATTTTGGAATATTTAGCAGTGACTAGTCTATCAGACAAAATTAAAGGTCCAATACTATGTTTAGTTGGCCCCCCTGGAGTTGGAAAAACGAGTTTAGCAAAAAGCATCGCACGCTCAACAGGACGCAATTTTTCACGCATTGCACTAGGTGGAGTCCGAGATGAAGCTGAAATAAGAGGGCATCGTAGAACATATATTGGCGCTATGCCTGGAAAAATATTAAATGCAATTAAAAAGTCGGGGAGCGGAAATCCCGTTGTCTTGTTAGATGAAATTGACAAGATGAGCTCTGACTTTCGTGGAGACCCTTCTAGCGCTATGCTCGAAGTTCTTGATCCTGAACAAAACCATGCTTTTAATGATCACTACTTAGACTTAGATTACGATCTTTCTCAAATATTATTTATTGCAACAGCCAATAGTTTAAACGGCGTACCAAAACCTTTACTTGATAGAATGGAAATCATTCATTTGAGTGGCTATACGGAACAAGAAAAAATAAATATTGCTCAACAACATTTGGTGTTAAAATCTATTAAGTCAAACGGACTAGAAAAATCTGAACTAAAATTTGAAAATTCAGCTTTAGAAGAACTTGTTCGTTACTATACTAGAGAAGCTGGAGTCAGAAATTTAGAACGTGAAATTTCTAGCATATGCCGAAAAATTGCCCGGGATTTGCTTAAAACTATTAATAAAAAATCTAGTAAAGCAAAAGAAAATAAAGAAAATAAAGAAACAGAAAATACTGCAAAAGCCGTTTCCTTAGAAGGGTTAAAAGCTCCATTAATTGATGGAGCATTAGTGCAAAAATATCTCGGCCCTAGAAAGCATAGTATTGGAGAAAAAGAATCTAAAAATGAAATAGGTGTTGGACAAGGTCTTGCATACACTGAAGTGGGTGGCGATCTTTTAGTCACTGAAGTAGCTGTAATGAGCGGAAAAGGTAACTTAAAAATTACTGGTAAACTTGGCGATGTCATGCAAGAATCAGCTCAAGCTGCTTTCAGTTATGTCAGATCAAGAGGTACTTTTTTAGGCTTAGAAGATGAGTTTTATTCTAAAATTGATATTCATGTCCATTTTCCAGAAGGTGCAATTCCTAAAGACGGGCCAAGTGCAGGGATTACAATGGCGACTGCTTTAGTTAGTGCTCTAACAAAAAAACCATTTAATCGAGAAGTTGCAATGACCGGGGAAATTACCCTCCGTGGAAGAGTATTACCAATTGGGGGATTAAAAGAAAAACTTCTTGCAGCGCATAGAGGCGGAATTAAAAAAGTAATCATTCCTAAAGAAAATGAAAGAGATTTACTCGAAATTCCTAAAAATATCTTACAAGATTTAGAAATTATTCCAGTTGATCATATGGATACAGTCCTTCTGCATGCTATTGCTTGGGAATCTAATGATGCTCTTGAAACCAAGTTAAAAAATGCGCAAATAGGAATTGCAGCCGTAGCGAATAAAGGTAATCCAACTCCTTTACACCATTAA
- a CDS encoding HAMP domain-containing sensor histidine kinase, whose translation MKKNNDLEKLDLEDLKHQWLAMIDTIADPLVFIDNHYNILRINKSYLQIAKKFNPKATYNTLINKKCYSAFANKNEPCKDCLLNEAKVNRPDIEWTSEHLFPNETFTIRAHVMEKTPEHKEGRYVIHYRNITLQKQLQKSLAHADKLAAIGKLAGGIAHELNSPLAGVLAFTQILLSELDSTDRHKEDLQQIEIGAKKCKEIVENLLSFARQDGKIELFTEINLVLELEKTLKLAKGFLQQKHIQTVWEISNTEGIISGNSGQIGQIYLNLITNAIQAMKNGGVITFSKYEDQKNIYIVIEDTGSGIKPENIDKIFDPFFTTKPIGEGTGLGLSITYSLVKQHGGEIKVKSIINEGTTFTLKFPKKL comes from the coding sequence ATGAAAAAAAATAATGACTTAGAGAAATTAGATTTAGAAGATTTAAAACATCAGTGGTTGGCAATGATTGATACCATTGCAGATCCATTGGTGTTTATTGATAATCACTACAATATATTACGAATCAATAAATCCTATTTACAAATCGCAAAAAAATTTAATCCCAAAGCTACTTATAATACATTAATTAACAAAAAATGTTATTCCGCTTTTGCAAATAAAAATGAACCTTGCAAAGACTGTTTACTTAACGAAGCGAAAGTTAACAGACCTGACATAGAATGGACTAGCGAACATTTATTTCCAAATGAAACATTCACAATACGTGCGCATGTAATGGAAAAAACACCTGAACACAAAGAAGGTCGATATGTTATCCACTATCGGAATATTACTCTACAAAAACAACTGCAGAAAAGTTTAGCACATGCAGACAAATTAGCTGCAATTGGAAAACTCGCAGGTGGTATAGCGCACGAGCTAAACAGTCCATTAGCAGGAGTACTTGCTTTTACTCAAATATTACTAAGTGAATTAGATTCTACTGATAGGCACAAAGAAGATTTGCAACAAATAGAGATTGGTGCGAAAAAATGTAAAGAAATAGTTGAAAATTTATTAAGTTTTGCAAGACAAGATGGAAAAATAGAACTCTTTACAGAGATAAATTTAGTTCTCGAATTAGAAAAAACATTAAAACTTGCAAAAGGATTTTTACAACAAAAACATATACAAACTGTTTGGGAAATTAGTAATACAGAAGGAATTATTTCTGGTAATTCAGGGCAAATAGGGCAAATTTATTTAAATTTGATAACTAATGCAATTCAAGCTATGAAAAATGGTGGAGTTATTACGTTTTCAAAATATGAAGATCAAAAAAATATTTATATAGTAATTGAAGATACGGGTTCTGGAATTAAACCAGAAAATATTGATAAAATCTTTGATCCCTTTTTTACCACTAAACCAATAGGTGAAGGTACTGGATTAGGATTATCAATTACCTATTCCTTAGTTAAACAGCATGGCGGAGAAATTAAGGTAAAATCAATTATAAATGAAGGTACTACGTTTACCTTAAAATTTCCTAAAAAATTATAA
- the bamD gene encoding outer membrane protein assembly factor BamD has product MTKNFFVFLMLVSFSLISCVSRMSDYNEEKLLSENTDSAEGNRLAGNSKLDVLESSGKNHEFRIVDLENQVKKLNYLINDLTQDNNVSKKIISILKNDVSSLTEQLATNKKEIEIIKRGIRSGIFEDQPSEKQSPAQIGLSMLPDMNEGRDIYFEKKESPILPNTSSMQMKETNLADPTGPTQLIAEAEIKLRQAQYGEAILELNKLKKNYPNFDDKGHSYLLSSEAWLRLGEYNNVLNELRTYYIKFPNSPELTHAKLLEGQTYEKLNSKSKAAQIYQEVITLSPQSTDAQNARDGLLRMRDAK; this is encoded by the coding sequence ATGACTAAGAACTTTTTTGTTTTTCTGATGCTTGTTTCTTTTTCATTAATTTCATGTGTTAGTAGAATGAGTGATTATAATGAAGAAAAATTACTTTCAGAAAATACAGATAGCGCAGAAGGAAATCGACTTGCGGGGAATTCTAAGTTAGATGTTTTAGAATCTTCAGGAAAAAACCATGAATTTCGTATTGTTGATTTAGAAAATCAGGTGAAAAAATTAAATTACCTTATAAATGATTTAACTCAAGATAATAATGTTTCAAAAAAAATTATATCCATTTTAAAAAATGATGTAAGTAGTTTAACGGAACAATTAGCGACCAATAAAAAAGAAATTGAAATCATAAAACGAGGTATTCGTTCAGGGATATTTGAAGACCAGCCTAGTGAGAAGCAATCGCCCGCACAAATTGGCTTATCAATGTTACCTGACATGAACGAAGGCCGGGACATATATTTTGAGAAAAAAGAAAGTCCTATTTTACCAAATACTTCTTCTATGCAAATGAAAGAAACAAATTTAGCAGATCCTACAGGACCAACTCAATTAATAGCAGAAGCTGAAATAAAACTTAGACAAGCACAATATGGTGAGGCAATTTTAGAACTCAATAAATTGAAAAAAAATTATCCTAATTTCGATGACAAAGGTCATTCATATTTATTATCAAGTGAAGCATGGCTCCGCTTAGGGGAATATAATAATGTTCTAAACGAATTAAGAACTTATTATATTAAGTTTCCAAATTCACCTGAATTAACACACGCTAAATTATTAGAAGGCCAAACTTACGAAAAGTTAAATAGCAAATCTAAAGCTGCTCAAATATATCAAGAAGTCATAACTCTTTCCCCCCAAAGCACAGATGCGCAAAATGCCAGGGATGGACTATTACGTATGCGAGATGCAAAATAG